The following proteins are co-located in the Spea bombifrons isolate aSpeBom1 chromosome 3, aSpeBom1.2.pri, whole genome shotgun sequence genome:
- the WDFY1 gene encoding WD repeat and FYVE domain-containing protein 1 codes for MAAEIHSRSPRGPVLLTKIPGHREHVTSACFIPREDGVITASEDRTLRVWLKRDSGQYWPSIYHTMSSPCSALRYHHESRKIFVGQDSGAVVEFLISDDFNKMNFVKTYPAHQSRVTEIIYSPGPEWVISTGHDKFITWMCTQSGSLVGRHSFASWASCLQYDEDTKYAFVGDFSGQITLLKLEQGSCSVISTLKGHEGSISCLYWDPVQRYLFSGSSDHSIILWDIGGRQGRTLILQGHHDKVQGLCYLQLTRQLVSCSTDGCICVWNMDIDREEAPQWLESDSCQKCSQPFFWNIKQMWDTKTVGLRQHHCRKCGKAVCGKCSSKRSTYPIMGFEFQVRVCDACYETIKDEDRAPLATFHEGKHNVCFMTMDISRGLMVTCGTDRLVKIWDMTPTVGCSLATGFTPR; via the exons ATGGCGGCTGAGATCCACTCCCGTTCCCCTCGCGGCCCGGTCCTCCTCACTAAGATCCCGGGGCACCGGGAGCACGTGACCTCCGCCTGTTTCATTCCGCGCGAGGACGGAGTTATCACGGCCAGCGAGGATCG tACACTGCGGGTATGGCTGAAGAGGGACAGCGGCCAGTACTGGCCAAGCATCTATCACACCATGTCAT CTCCTTGCTCAGCACTGAGATATCATCACGAGAGCCGAAAGATCTTCGTGGGTCAAGATAGCGGAGCAGTTGTT gaATTTCTGATCTCGGACGACTTCAATAAAATGAACTTTGTGAAGACGTATCCAG CTCATCAAAGCCGTGTGACGGAGATCATCTACTCCCCAGGCCCTGAGTGGGTGATCAGCACCGGCCATGACAAGTTCATCACGTGGATGTGCACCCAGAGCGGGTCTTTGGTAGGAAGACACAGCTTCGCCTCCTGGGCATCCTGTCTCCA GTATGACGAGGATACTAAATATGCCTTTGTGGGAGACTTCTCTGGCCAGATCACTCTGCTGAAACTGGAGCAGGGAAGCTGTTCTGTGATCTCAACACTTAAAGGACATGAAG GCAGCATCTCCTGCCTCTACTGGGATCCTGTCCAGAGGTATCTCTTTTCTGGATCCTCCGATCATAGCATAATCTTGTGGGACATCGGAGGGAGACAAGGACGTACGCTCATTCTCCAAGGACACCA TGACAAAGTGCAGGGTTTGTGCTACCTGCAGCTCACACGGCAGCTGGTTTCATGCTCCACCGATGGATGCATCTGTGTCTGGAACATGGATATTGACCGAGAAgag GCTCCGCAGTGGCTAGAAAGCGATTCCTGCCAGAAGTGTTCCCAACCCTTCTTTTGgaacataaaacaaatgtggGACACAAAGACGGTTGGGTTAAGACAG CACCACTGTAGGAAGTGTGGGAAGGCTGTGTGCGGGAAATGCAGCTCCAAGAGATCCACCTACCCCATTATGGGTTTTGAGTTCCAGGTGCGAGTCTGTGACGCCTGCTACGAGACCATCAAGGATGAGGA TCGCGCACCACTGGCTACGTTCCACGAGGGCAAACATAACGTCTGCTTCATGACCATGGATATCTCTAGAGGGCTTATGGTAACCTGCGGGACCGACCGGCTAGTGAAG ATCTGGGACATGACTCCCACAGTAGGCTGTAGTTTAGCCACCGGTTTTACTCCTCGCTGA
- the LOC128483035 gene encoding dysbindin domain-containing protein 2-like has translation MTARSQGHPKFQPQTPTSQLLRERQRFFEDVLEHDVDLGYPQIQLLREHWRPPLDSVSSMEVNIDSLELSDPLEISEVDPSDAFQQSDDHVGLLTPSADNPSISGFSFPLSPTSETYPAYDDDTADGEEEAACVRSTAPGEPDIPIPDSISSDRTEKTACDFH, from the exons ATGACAGCGAGATCACAG gGTCACCCCAAGTTCCAGCCCCAGACTCCAACTTCGCAACTGCTGCGAGAGCGCCAGAGGTTCTTCGAAGATGTCCTCGAACACGACGTGGACCTGGGCTATCCACAGATCCAACTGCTGAGGGAGCATTGGCGGC CTCCTCTGGACAGCGTCTCCTCTATGGAGGTGAATATTGACTCGTTGGAGCTGTCAGATCCTCTGGAAATCTCAGAAGTGGATCCCAGCGATGCGTTTCAGCAGTCAGATGATCACGTTGGTTTATTAACACCGTCAG CTGACAATCCAAGCATCAGTGGCTTCAGCTTCCCCCTGTCTCCGACCTCTGAGACGTATCCAGCATATGATGATGACACGGCGGACGGAGAAGAGGAAGCTGCATGCGTACGATCCACAGCCCCCGGCGAACCCGACATCCCCATTCCAGATAGCATAAGCTCTGACCGCACTGAGAAAACCGCATGCGATTTCCATTAA